One Triticum dicoccoides isolate Atlit2015 ecotype Zavitan chromosome 5B, WEW_v2.0, whole genome shotgun sequence genomic window carries:
- the LOC119306136 gene encoding BTB/POZ domain-containing protein POB1-like: MAGDDASTGAEVDAGGFEFAFDNEAFSDRVLRIEIVRSHDAAASGSGASRKRRREDAQGDGGEDIDDSSCTLMALMGTPVLRVNTIHISSAILAAQNPFFLKLFSNGMKESDQRHATVTIVDSEEKAFIELLRFMYCGKLTPTTEPTLLVDILMAADKFEVVSCMKLCGQRLIDQPMTPESAVRCLDLPRSISMASAVKEAAKTFLAERYKEFLSTKFQDELMRVPLAGILAILSRNRLGMESEGPIYDFLLRWACLQYPNSEERHQILSSRLLPLVPRALSMTDAVLIDHPSCIINFTIKREKCLGLFVSGVLRSQPFHCAGRGFLLLADRRMIEQVPYFGISIKMLEEDKEAVSGAIDYIIGFKTRPSLKFITKHCRATTSNIRRGVGCMIPWSKFIADDSHFIDGKVHLRVQVKVTPQP, translated from the exons ATGGCCGGAGACGACGCGTCGACGGGGGCGGAGGTGGACGCGGGGGGCTTCGAGTTCGCCTTCGACAACGAGGCCTTCTCCGACAGGGTGCTGCGTATAGAGATCGTCCGCAGCCACGACGCGGCCGCCTCCGGCTCCGGCGCCAGCCGCAAGCGCCGCCGCGAGGACGCCCAAG GCGATGGTGGAGAAGATATTGATGACTCCTCTTGTACACTTATGGCACTGATGGGTACACCAGTTTTACGAGTCAATACCATACACATTAGTTCGGCGATTCTTGCTGCACAAAATCCTTTTTTTCTCAAG CTTTTCTCAAATGGCATGAAAGAGTCTGACCAGAGACATGCAACAGTTACAATTGTTGATTCAG AGGAAAAGGCCTTCATTGAGCTTTTACGCTTCATGTATTGTGGAAAGTTGACACCAACAACCGAGCCCACTCTTCTGGTCGATATTTTGATGGCTGCTGATAAATTTGAGGTTGTATCTTGCATGAAGCTCTGCGGTCAGCGGCTCATAGACCAGCCTATGACGCCAGAATCGGCAGTGAGGTGCCTAGATCTCCCACGTTCCATCTCAATGGCATCTGCCGTCAAAGAGGCAGCCAAGACATTCCTTGCTGAAAGGTACAAGGAATTCCTGTCGACAAA GTTCCAAGATGAACTGATGAGGGTCCCTCTCGCTGGGATTCTGGCCATCTTATCAAGGAATCGCCTCGGGATGGAATCTGAAGGACCCATCTACGATTTCCTGCTCAGGTGGGCCTGTTTGCAGTACCCAAATTCAGAAGAGAGACACCAGATCTTGAGTTCGCGGTTACTTCCACTGGTGCCACGAGCTCTCAGCATGACCGATGCCGTACTAATTGATCACCCGTCTTGTATAATCAACTTCACCATAAAGCGCGAGAAGTGCTTGGGGCTCTTCGTGTCAGGAGTTCTGCGTTCGCAGCCGTTCCATTGCGCGGGGCGTGGCTTCCTCCTCCTGGCAGACCGCAGGATGATAGAGCAAGTACCATATTTTGGCATCTCAATAAAGATGCTAGAAGAAGACAAGGAGGCAGTAAGCGGGGCAATAGATTATATCATCGGGTTTAAGACCAGACCGTCACTCAAGTTCATCACCAAGCACTGTCGCGCCACCACCAGCAATATTAGGCGAGGTGTTGGATGCATGATTCCTTGGTCGAAGTTCATTGCTGACGACAGCCACTTCATTGACGGCAAAGTCCATCTGCGGGTTCAGGTGAAGGTAACGCCGCAGCCATAG